In the Paenibacillus pabuli genome, one interval contains:
- a CDS encoding YqzE family protein: MMAKSDELVKYITQRVVHFMDTPKEERKGRSKVKEPWAMKWFGMLPFAVSLWVGKKEKDLNPRGEMQKRSSSGKG; encoded by the coding sequence ATGATGGCCAAAAGTGATGAGCTGGTAAAGTACATTACGCAGCGCGTTGTTCATTTTATGGATACACCAAAGGAAGAACGGAAAGGGCGCTCCAAAGTAAAGGAGCCTTGGGCGATGAAGTGGTTTGGCATGCTCCCCTTTGCCGTATCGTTGTGGGTAGGAAAAAAGGAAAAAGATCTAAATCCACGTGGAGAGATGCAGAAGCGAAGCTCTTCAGGCAAAGGATAA
- a CDS encoding N-acetylmuramoyl-L-alanine amidase: MVKLLAAFAAWMIGFNSILMSPAQAISAAIPSSHPNQKSVSPSLLPVTDGDSYRSTHHAFAAPVILLDVGHGGIDGGTSDHGVLEKDVNLAISQKVYLLLRSKGYAVIINRLGDYALSDENRWLNSRSRHRRDLAQRKSLSEEVSTDIVVSIHGNWSPKSSTRGPVVLYQNEGRSYLLADSIQTELNHLFGTRRGVVWGKPFYLLNQIKQPAVIVETGFLSNAKDRAMMNDPAEQKRIAQSIAEGIIYYLSVV, encoded by the coding sequence ATGGTTAAACTGCTGGCTGCATTCGCGGCATGGATGATCGGGTTTAACTCTATACTTATGTCACCTGCACAAGCCATCTCCGCGGCAATTCCATCATCCCACCCCAACCAAAAGTCTGTGAGTCCTTCTCTGCTGCCTGTAACGGATGGTGACAGTTATCGTTCAACGCACCATGCTTTTGCAGCTCCAGTAATTCTGCTGGATGTGGGACATGGCGGTATTGACGGTGGTACGTCAGATCATGGAGTGCTTGAAAAAGACGTCAATCTGGCGATCAGTCAAAAGGTATACCTCCTGCTTCGCAGCAAAGGATATGCTGTCATCATTAACCGGCTTGGTGATTATGCACTTAGTGACGAAAATCGCTGGCTGAACAGCAGATCCCGACATCGCAGGGATCTGGCGCAGCGCAAGAGCCTTAGTGAAGAAGTAAGCACGGATATTGTGGTCAGCATCCATGGGAACTGGAGTCCCAAATCGTCTACAAGGGGACCGGTTGTCCTTTACCAGAATGAAGGCCGGAGCTACCTTCTGGCAGACTCCATCCAGACCGAGCTTAATCATCTGTTTGGCACTCGGCGCGGAGTTGTTTGGGGCAAGCCTTTTTACCTGCTGAATCAGATTAAACAGCCAGCCGTTATCGTTGAAACCGGATTTCTGAGCAATGCCAAGGACCGGGCCATGATGAATGATCCCGCAGAGCAGAAACGCATTGCCCAGTCCATTGCGGAAGGCATTATTTATTATTTGTCGGTAGTGTAG
- a CDS encoding divergent polysaccharide deacetylase family protein, with product MKKGERTGRSNTWTIRTALLLVSMLFIIYGLNSFTRSAEALVTEPAQPAVMTQSESQPKRMAIIIDDAGNDMKGTAEILDIPVKLTLAVMPFLPTTKKDAAAAHEKGMDVIVHMPMEPKSGRPEWLGPGAITSSLTDEEVRERVEKAIDDVPYAIGMNNHMGSKVTSDKRIMSIVLDVCRERGLFFVDSRTNFRSVVGELAISKNMPPVGNDIFLDDRNSKPHIRQQMELAAKRAVEKNICVVIGHVGQTGLNTSSVVRESVTRLQGEIEFVGIGDLVREVWHWHAAPTLPTNNK from the coding sequence ATGAAAAAGGGCGAACGAACAGGTCGGTCCAATACATGGACGATTCGAACTGCATTATTGCTGGTGAGTATGCTGTTTATTATTTATGGACTGAACTCGTTTACCCGTAGTGCAGAAGCACTGGTCACAGAACCTGCTCAGCCGGCGGTAATGACTCAGTCCGAATCACAGCCTAAACGAATGGCGATCATTATTGATGATGCGGGCAACGATATGAAAGGTACTGCGGAAATATTGGACATCCCAGTCAAGCTGACACTTGCCGTCATGCCATTCTTGCCAACCACAAAAAAAGACGCTGCCGCTGCACATGAGAAAGGGATGGATGTGATCGTGCACATGCCAATGGAACCCAAATCGGGAAGACCCGAATGGCTCGGTCCGGGTGCGATCACATCCAGTCTCACGGACGAGGAAGTCCGCGAACGAGTGGAGAAAGCCATCGATGATGTTCCCTACGCCATTGGCATGAACAATCATATGGGCTCTAAAGTAACTTCAGACAAACGCATCATGTCTATTGTGCTCGATGTTTGCCGGGAGCGAGGACTGTTTTTTGTAGACAGCCGCACCAATTTTCGTTCGGTTGTGGGTGAACTCGCAATATCCAAAAACATGCCTCCTGTCGGCAATGATATTTTCCTGGACGACCGGAATTCGAAGCCGCATATTCGCCAGCAGATGGAATTGGCAGCCAAGCGTGCTGTCGAGAAGAATATATGCGTTGTCATAGGGCATGTTGGTCAGACGGGGCTAAATACATCCAGCGTTGTTCGCGAATCCGTTACCCGGCTGCAGGGTGAGATTGAGTTTGTTGGCATCGGTGATCTGGTGCGTGAAGTTTGGCACTGGCATGCTGCCCCTACACTACCGACAAATAATAAATAA